In one Winogradskyella sp. MH6 genomic region, the following are encoded:
- a CDS encoding nicotinic acid mononucleotide adenyltransferase yields MKTLKLLFGFALSATLLTSCYTEELHINDNGPTISLNQLLQSYDLWYVDINATQGYGETPFLQIAFTLTFDNGRLFANNNLVDFGSQGNGFGVQIGNYDAYDMILDVNHVIDGYDSFDVYQIDNNTIELYNPYNDTSYFLDGYQRSTFDYDFVFYDNIHYFLQEYEAWEKVYTSNYGAINEFDNENYLQFLSGGNDATFRSSQDVNIYNPDNIHWDYTGVYGVGDVSGNMYLKTLTLDYDFFDNEFFELSVINDGTIELYHPNSGTVYEFEGRGYIAYYRSSDTQGNITKKEEMPKKRKQKTPKVDNPRENTRIGS; encoded by the coding sequence ATGAAGACATTAAAATTACTTTTCGGATTTGCACTTAGTGCTACGCTCCTTACATCGTGTTATACGGAAGAGTTACATATTAACGATAATGGGCCTACAATTTCTTTAAATCAATTATTGCAGTCTTACGATTTATGGTATGTAGATATTAATGCAACTCAAGGCTATGGAGAAACACCATTTTTGCAAATTGCATTTACCTTAACTTTTGATAATGGTCGCCTTTTTGCTAATAATAATTTAGTGGATTTTGGTAGTCAAGGCAATGGTTTTGGTGTACAAATAGGAAACTATGATGCATATGACATGATATTAGATGTTAACCATGTAATTGATGGGTATGATAGTTTTGATGTGTATCAAATAGACAACAACACAATAGAATTGTATAACCCATATAATGATACCTCCTACTTTTTAGATGGCTATCAGAGATCTACGTTTGATTACGATTTTGTATTCTATGATAACATTCATTATTTCTTGCAAGAGTATGAAGCTTGGGAAAAAGTTTATACAAGCAACTATGGAGCTATAAATGAATTTGATAATGAGAACTACTTACAGTTTTTATCTGGCGGAAATGATGCTACGTTTAGAAGTTCTCAGGATGTAAATATCTATAATCCAGATAATATCCATTGGGATTATACAGGTGTGTATGGCGTAGGTGATGTGTCTGGAAATATGTACCTAAAAACATTAACATTAGATTATGATTTCTTCGACAATGAATTCTTTGAATTGAGCGTTATTAATGATGGAACTATAGAGCTATATCATCCAAATTCTGGAACAGTATATGAGTTTGAAGGTAGAGGATATATAGCGTATTATAGAAGTTCTGATACGCAAGGCAATATTACAAAGAAAGAAGAAATGCCTAAAAAGCGTAAACAAAAAACACCTAAGGTTGATAACCCTAGAGAAAACACAAGAATAGGAAGCTAA
- a CDS encoding transglutaminase domain-containing protein: MKKWLFLCFIVIQNLCTAQKRDFDTIDFTKANNIVKLNYGHSLENLPLLAYELTSKLDTDVEKFRAIYLWVCQNIKVDANQGNRVLSKRERLKYDSISFKAWNNKYLKNNTFKRLIKQKKAVCTGFAYLIKELCFLVNIDCEIVNGFARTATTNTESLELANHSWNAVNLNNKWYLVDAIWACGYIENGRFIKDYNDGYFLADPVLFAKSHYPLKKEWLLNDELEHSEFYASPIIYGETFKHNIIPEYPKELITEVEKNESIKFQFKELKDCDINKIKLVQYISENEHNLKIEDIENNNDTITFTSKLKHKGWYDIHLKLNNDIVATYTFKVHSKENAQ, from the coding sequence ATGAAAAAATGGCTTTTTTTATGCTTCATCGTTATCCAGAACTTATGCACTGCCCAAAAAAGGGACTTTGACACTATAGACTTTACTAAAGCAAATAACATTGTAAAACTAAATTACGGTCACAGCCTAGAAAATTTACCATTACTTGCCTATGAGCTAACATCAAAACTAGATACTGATGTTGAAAAATTTAGAGCTATCTATTTATGGGTTTGCCAAAACATAAAAGTTGATGCTAATCAAGGTAATAGAGTTTTAAGCAAGAGAGAACGTCTTAAATATGACAGTATCTCCTTCAAAGCATGGAATAATAAATACCTAAAAAACAACACATTTAAACGGTTAATAAAACAAAAAAAGGCTGTATGTACCGGTTTTGCTTACCTCATAAAAGAGCTTTGCTTTTTGGTAAACATAGATTGCGAAATAGTCAATGGTTTTGCAAGAACAGCAACAACAAATACAGAATCTTTAGAACTGGCTAATCATTCTTGGAATGCTGTAAACTTAAATAACAAATGGTACTTGGTAGATGCTATTTGGGCATGTGGTTATATTGAAAATGGTAGATTTATAAAAGATTATAACGACGGTTATTTTTTAGCTGATCCTGTTTTGTTTGCAAAAAGTCATTATCCGTTAAAAAAAGAATGGTTACTCAATGATGAGCTTGAGCATTCAGAATTTTATGCTTCACCGATAATCTATGGCGAAACATTTAAACACAATATTATTCCTGAGTATCCAAAAGAGCTAATAACTGAAGTTGAAAAAAATGAAAGTATCAAATTTCAGTTTAAAGAATTAAAAGACTGTGATATCAATAAAATCAAACTAGTCCAGTACATTAGTGAAAACGAGCACAACTTAAAAATTGAAGACATTGAAAATAATAATGATACTATCACCTTTACTTCAAAATTAAAACACAAAGGCTGGTATGATATTCATCTTAAACTCAATAATGATATTGTCGCTACTTACACCTTTAAGGTTCATTCAAAAGAAAACGCTCAGTAA
- a CDS encoding carboxypeptidase-like regulatory domain-containing protein encodes MKNELNLSISEPCHENFKNFQKTEKGGFCATCTKEVIDFTQMTSEDISNYFKNKMTADTCGRFTKSQLNTTIQPKKKTKFFNFLSGITVVCLSLFSFKTEAQNTTNSSMDNDNTKNEDASKENLISVKGTVLSSDDGLPLPGANVILEGSAIGTQTNFDGYFEFPQKLKKGDVLIFSYVGLDTKKITITEKSNLNIELEVNMDSCEIVLMGKVAVKEVYKSKKRE; translated from the coding sequence ATGAAAAATGAATTAAATCTATCCATAAGTGAGCCTTGTCATGAAAATTTCAAAAATTTCCAAAAAACAGAAAAAGGTGGATTTTGTGCAACTTGTACTAAAGAAGTCATAGATTTTACACAAATGACATCAGAAGACATCTCTAATTATTTTAAAAACAAAATGACTGCTGATACTTGTGGAAGATTTACCAAAAGTCAACTTAACACTACTATTCAACCAAAAAAGAAAACTAAATTTTTCAATTTTTTAAGTGGTATTACTGTGGTTTGTCTCTCATTGTTTTCCTTTAAAACAGAAGCCCAAAACACAACTAACTCTAGTATGGATAATGACAATACAAAAAATGAAGATGCATCCAAAGAGAATCTTATTTCAGTAAAAGGCACTGTATTATCATCTGATGATGGGCTACCTCTACCTGGTGCCAATGTAATCTTAGAAGGCTCTGCAATAGGAACACAAACTAATTTTGATGGATATTTTGAATTTCCTCAAAAACTAAAAAAGGGGGATGTTTTAATCTTTAGCTATGTTGGTCTAGATACCAAAAAAATTACAATTACAGAAAAAAGCAATCTCAATATAGAATTAGAAGTAAATATGGATTCTTGTGAAATAGTACTTATGGGTAAAGTTGCCGTAAAAGAAGTTTACAAATCAAAAAAGAGAGAGTAG
- a CDS encoding TlpA family protein disulfide reductase, whose amino-acid sequence MKKLATVLLILPLLAIGQSVKGTFSPAKDFTHAFLYEATPQGANYVNHGELNTEGKFEIKIDSSAAPGIYKIVYAIPPEENNFDFIYDGKETVAFKFSQENGVEFTESEENKLWASYLKSMDMVNQTIANYYERDGKDKEGFKAVFKVLKDTQTSYEALAIGRLASAFIMANRPYIPTEYEDLNTYSKNVKKHYFSQIDFSNYILQSSTFLVDRVLSYIFNLVENPTNDTYKSLIDDVANAINNKDLVIKTYLLDLLWQRFASEENNTVANYITDKYLLDLANQTGNIVLAETISSYKNTSIGTKAPNFEIASSQNTTSLHDLKGSEYYLLIFWSSTCGHCLNELPKVKELVANNDNLKVVAFGLEEEPSKWTEEIKNYPDFVHTIGLGKWENPIVKTYGIAATPMYFLLSSDKIIIAKPYAFEDLEVVLKDL is encoded by the coding sequence ATGAAAAAACTAGCAACCGTTTTATTAATACTTCCGCTTTTAGCTATAGGTCAAAGTGTAAAAGGTACCTTTTCGCCTGCCAAAGATTTTACACATGCCTTTTTATACGAGGCTACACCACAAGGTGCTAATTATGTAAATCATGGTGAGTTAAATACCGAAGGAAAGTTTGAAATTAAAATAGATTCCAGTGCTGCTCCAGGCATTTATAAAATCGTATATGCCATTCCACCAGAAGAAAACAACTTTGATTTTATTTACGACGGAAAAGAGACTGTAGCTTTCAAATTTAGTCAAGAAAATGGTGTAGAATTTACAGAATCCGAAGAAAACAAACTTTGGGCATCATACTTAAAAAGTATGGATATGGTTAACCAAACCATTGCCAATTATTACGAAAGGGATGGAAAAGACAAAGAAGGTTTTAAAGCTGTTTTTAAAGTTTTAAAAGACACTCAAACATCATACGAAGCTTTAGCCATAGGACGATTAGCTTCAGCATTTATTATGGCTAATAGACCTTATATTCCAACGGAATATGAAGATCTAAACACCTACTCCAAAAATGTAAAAAAGCACTACTTCAGTCAAATAGACTTTAGTAACTACATATTACAAAGTTCAACGTTTTTGGTAGATCGTGTACTATCTTATATTTTTAATTTGGTAGAAAATCCTACTAACGACACTTACAAATCTTTGATAGACGATGTAGCTAATGCTATAAACAATAAAGATTTGGTTATTAAAACATACCTCCTAGATCTTTTATGGCAACGTTTTGCTTCTGAGGAAAATAATACAGTTGCTAATTACATTACAGATAAGTACTTATTAGATTTAGCAAATCAAACAGGTAATATAGTGTTAGCCGAAACAATAAGCTCTTATAAAAACACGTCTATTGGTACAAAAGCACCAAATTTTGAAATTGCTTCATCACAAAACACCACAAGTCTCCACGATCTTAAAGGTTCTGAATACTATTTACTTATCTTTTGGAGCAGTACTTGTGGACATTGCCTTAATGAACTCCCAAAAGTAAAAGAATTAGTAGCTAATAACGATAATCTAAAAGTTGTTGCTTTTGGCTTAGAAGAAGAACCTTCTAAATGGACTGAGGAAATTAAAAACTATCCCGATTTTGTACACACTATAGGATTAGGCAAATGGGAAAACCCAATTGTAAAAACCTATGGCATTGCAGCTACACCAATGTACTTTTTGTTGAGCAGCGACAAGATTATTATAGCAAAGCCTTATGCTTTTGAGGATCTGGAGGTGGTTTTAAAGGATTTATAA
- the mfd gene encoding transcription-repair coupling factor — translation MSKTLISQTFSQTLQLQNLQNSIAQTQNKTHLKGLVGSSFSIVVSEVFKSAEKPFLLIFDDKEEAAYYLNDLEQLINDKDVLFYPGSYRRPYQIEETNNANVLLRAEVLNRINSRKKPCIIVTYPDALFEKVVTKKELEKNTLKIAVGNELSIDFVNEVLFEYKFKRVDFVTEPGEFSVRGGIIDVFSFSHDEPYRIEFFGDEVDSIRTFDVETQLSTERIKKVSIIPNVANKQIAEQRESFLKYISSKTVLFAKNPSFIFSRIDEFFGKAEEAFKNLSKEIKHAVPEELFCNSELLKRQFLDYNLVEFGSSQVLSSDVISFNTKPQPSFNKQFNILIEDLNDNHANGITSYIACVSEQQAKRFHDIFDDAEQEEIHYKTVVLSLYQGFIDSDNKIAVYTDHQIFDRYHKFHLKNGYAKKQAITLKELTNLEVGDYVTHIDHGIGRFGGLQKIDVEGKKQEAIKLVYGERDVLYLSIHSLHKITKFNGKDGKPPKVYKLGSKAWKALKQKTKSRVKEIAFNLIKLYAKRKLKKGFQYAPDSHMQLELEASFIYEDTPDQVSSTADIKADMESERPMDRLVCGDVGFGKTEVAIRAAFKAVDNGKQVAVLVPTTILAYQHYRTFKERLKDFPVTVDYVNRFRTAKEKRETLESLEKGGVDIIIGTHQLANKTVKFKDLGLLIVDEEQKFGVAVKEKLKTIKENVDVLTLTATPIPRTLQFSLMAARDLSVITTPPPNRYPIESHVIRFSEETIRDAVSYEIQRGGQVFFIHNRIENIKEVAGMIQRLVPDAKIAIGHGQLDGKKLEQLMLAFMNGEFDVLVSTTIVESGLDVPNANTIFINNANNFGLSDLHQMRGRVGRGNKKAFCYFITPEYSAMTTDARKRIQALEQFTELGSGFNIAMKDLEIRGAGDLLGGEQSGFINDIGFDTYQKILNEAIEELKESEFADLYKDDSKPKQYVKDITIDTDFELLFPDDYVNNITERLNLYTKLNEIKTEEELQKFESEIIDRFGELPTQVQDLFDSVRLKWIATKMGLEKVIMKKGKLIGYFIQDQQSKFYQSNDFSSVLRFVQMNASKCKMKEKQTRNGLRLLITFERINNVSTALKALQPIMA, via the coding sequence GTGAGCAAAACTCTAATCTCGCAAACCTTTTCACAGACTTTGCAACTGCAAAATCTGCAGAATTCTATTGCCCAAACTCAAAATAAGACACACCTAAAAGGCCTTGTAGGCTCATCTTTTTCTATTGTTGTTTCTGAAGTTTTTAAGTCGGCTGAAAAACCATTTTTACTCATATTTGATGACAAGGAAGAAGCTGCCTATTATCTCAACGATTTAGAACAACTCATCAATGATAAGGATGTTTTATTCTATCCTGGCAGTTATAGAAGACCATACCAAATAGAGGAAACCAACAATGCCAATGTACTTTTAAGAGCAGAAGTGCTTAATCGCATCAATTCTCGCAAAAAGCCGTGTATTATTGTCACTTATCCTGATGCGCTTTTTGAAAAGGTGGTTACCAAAAAAGAACTAGAAAAAAACACCTTAAAGATTGCTGTAGGTAATGAATTGAGTATCGATTTTGTAAACGAAGTTCTTTTTGAATACAAATTTAAACGTGTAGATTTTGTTACAGAACCAGGCGAATTTTCTGTAAGAGGCGGAATCATCGATGTCTTTTCATTTTCGCATGATGAGCCTTACAGAATTGAATTTTTTGGAGATGAAGTAGATAGTATTAGAACTTTTGATGTAGAAACACAACTCTCTACCGAGCGTATTAAAAAAGTAAGCATCATTCCAAATGTTGCTAACAAGCAGATTGCAGAGCAACGTGAAAGCTTTTTAAAATATATTTCTAGCAAGACGGTTTTATTTGCTAAAAACCCTTCATTTATTTTCTCAAGAATTGATGAGTTTTTTGGAAAGGCTGAAGAGGCCTTCAAAAATTTATCTAAAGAGATTAAGCACGCAGTTCCTGAAGAATTGTTTTGTAATTCAGAATTACTAAAACGACAATTTTTAGACTATAACTTGGTTGAGTTTGGTTCATCTCAAGTACTTAGCAGTGATGTTATCTCTTTCAACACCAAACCACAACCGTCTTTTAATAAGCAATTCAATATTTTAATTGAAGATTTAAACGACAATCATGCTAACGGTATTACCAGTTACATAGCCTGTGTGAGCGAACAGCAAGCCAAGCGTTTTCACGATATTTTTGATGATGCCGAACAAGAAGAAATTCATTATAAAACAGTCGTATTATCACTTTATCAAGGTTTTATAGATAGCGACAATAAAATTGCAGTTTATACAGACCATCAGATTTTTGATCGTTATCATAAGTTCCACCTAAAAAACGGTTACGCCAAAAAGCAAGCTATTACGCTTAAGGAGCTCACCAACTTAGAAGTCGGAGATTATGTTACGCACATAGACCATGGTATTGGAAGATTTGGAGGACTTCAAAAAATAGATGTAGAAGGTAAAAAACAAGAGGCTATAAAATTGGTTTATGGAGAGCGCGATGTACTATATTTAAGTATACATTCTTTACATAAAATTACCAAGTTTAATGGTAAAGACGGTAAACCCCCTAAAGTTTACAAACTAGGAAGTAAAGCCTGGAAAGCACTTAAGCAAAAGACTAAATCTCGTGTTAAGGAAATAGCCTTTAATCTTATTAAACTTTACGCCAAACGTAAGTTAAAGAAAGGCTTTCAGTACGCTCCAGATAGTCATATGCAGTTGGAGTTAGAAGCCTCATTTATTTATGAAGATACTCCAGACCAAGTTTCATCTACAGCAGATATAAAGGCAGACATGGAAAGCGAAAGACCAATGGATCGCTTAGTTTGTGGCGATGTTGGTTTTGGTAAAACTGAAGTTGCTATAAGAGCTGCTTTTAAAGCAGTAGATAATGGTAAACAAGTTGCAGTTTTAGTACCTACAACTATATTAGCTTATCAACATTACCGAACGTTTAAAGAACGTTTAAAAGATTTTCCGGTTACGGTAGATTATGTGAACCGTTTTAGAACTGCCAAGGAAAAACGAGAAACTTTAGAAAGCCTTGAAAAAGGTGGTGTAGACATTATAATTGGTACGCACCAACTCGCTAATAAAACCGTAAAATTTAAAGATTTAGGACTGCTCATTGTAGACGAAGAGCAAAAATTTGGAGTCGCTGTAAAGGAAAAACTGAAGACCATTAAAGAAAATGTTGATGTCCTCACACTAACAGCAACACCTATTCCGCGTACGTTGCAATTTAGTTTAATGGCTGCCAGAGATTTATCGGTCATTACAACTCCACCTCCAAATCGATATCCTATAGAAAGTCACGTTATTCGTTTTAGCGAAGAAACGATTAGAGATGCTGTGAGTTACGAGATTCAACGTGGTGGACAGGTGTTCTTTATTCATAATCGCATAGAGAATATTAAGGAAGTTGCAGGCATGATTCAACGTTTGGTACCAGATGCTAAAATTGCCATTGGTCACGGTCAGTTAGATGGTAAAAAGCTAGAACAGTTAATGCTAGCGTTTATGAATGGTGAATTTGATGTTTTAGTAAGTACTACTATCGTAGAAAGTGGTTTAGATGTCCCTAATGCCAATACTATTTTTATTAATAACGCTAATAATTTTGGACTAAGTGATTTGCACCAAATGCGAGGTCGCGTTGGCCGTGGTAACAAAAAGGCATTCTGTTATTTTATAACACCAGAGTATTCTGCTATGACTACCGATGCGCGTAAACGTATACAAGCATTAGAACAATTTACCGAGCTTGGTAGCGGCTTTAATATTGCTATGAAGGATTTAGAAATTCGTGGAGCCGGAGATTTGCTTGGTGGTGAGCAAAGTGGTTTTATAAATGATATCGGTTTTGACACTTATCAAAAAATATTAAATGAAGCTATTGAAGAGCTTAAAGAGTCAGAATTTGCAGACTTATACAAAGATGATAGCAAGCCTAAGCAATATGTAAAAGACATTACCATAGATACGGATTTTGAATTGCTATTTCCAGATGATTACGTTAACAATATTACAGAACGTCTAAATCTGTACACCAAACTCAACGAGATAAAAACTGAAGAAGAACTTCAGAAATTTGAATCTGAAATTATAGACCGTTTTGGTGAATTGCCAACACAAGTTCAAGATTTGTTTGATAGTGTTCGTTTAAAATGGATTGCTACTAAAATGGGACTTGAAAAAGTGATTATGAAAAAAGGAAAACTTATCGGTTACTTTATTCAAGATCAGCAAAGTAAATTTTATCAGAGTAACGATTTTAGTAGCGTTTTACGGTTTGTACAAATGAATGCTTCAAAATGTAAAATGAAAGAAAAACAAACCCGAAATGGTTTGAGATTATTAATTACTTTTGAGAGGATCAATAACGTTTCAACAGCGCTAAAGGCATTGCAGCCTATTATGGCTTAA
- a CDS encoding transglutaminase-like domain-containing protein — MNTKYLEETYYYDYNSPQIQDLIKEACLLNSNQEKIENLYLKVRDSWRYSPFEIGLTEEHYKASTIAKKQQAHCIDKAILLIAGLRALDIPARLRLAKVSNHIATERLEAKLGTNELAPHGLVDVFLNGQWKKCSPAFNKELCKMYNVDVLDFDGTEDSVLQEYNKDSDKFMTYLEDYGHFEDVPLDYIKSIFKDNYPELYKTYLGAKNIQF, encoded by the coding sequence ATGAACACTAAATATCTAGAAGAAACCTATTACTACGATTATAATAGTCCTCAAATTCAGGATTTAATTAAAGAGGCGTGTCTTTTGAATTCAAATCAGGAAAAAATTGAAAATCTCTATCTAAAGGTTAGAGACAGTTGGCGCTACAGTCCTTTTGAAATCGGACTTACTGAAGAACATTATAAAGCCAGTACTATTGCCAAAAAACAACAAGCACATTGTATAGATAAAGCCATACTTCTTATTGCTGGTTTGCGCGCATTGGATATTCCTGCAAGGTTGAGGCTAGCTAAAGTTTCTAATCATATTGCAACAGAACGTTTAGAAGCAAAATTGGGCACCAACGAACTTGCACCTCATGGTTTGGTAGACGTATTTCTCAATGGACAATGGAAAAAATGCTCACCTGCTTTTAACAAGGAACTTTGCAAAATGTATAATGTTGATGTGTTAGATTTTGATGGCACAGAAGATTCTGTATTGCAAGAATATAACAAAGACAGTGATAAATTTATGACCTACTTAGAGGATTATGGTCATTTTGAAGATGTACCTCTAGACTATATCAAATCTATTTTCAAAGACAATTATCCTGAATTGTATAAAACTTATTTGGGAGCAAAGAATATTCAATTTTAG
- a CDS encoding TerB family tellurite resistance protein — MSFSDLFDSGFKKRNEDHFAAIVRVAMSDGVISDAEKAFLDRLATRLDITEIEYKEILKDYKSHPINPPTSYDMRLERLYDLARMVWVDDIEGPNQHWLLEKICVGLGFHAQNVKYIADKALALAYEKVDLDTFIDEMKNMNK; from the coding sequence ATGTCATTTTCAGATTTATTCGATAGTGGTTTTAAAAAGCGTAATGAAGATCATTTTGCAGCTATAGTAAGAGTTGCCATGAGTGATGGTGTTATTAGCGATGCTGAAAAAGCGTTTTTAGACCGATTAGCGACACGACTAGATATTACAGAGATTGAGTATAAAGAAATACTTAAAGATTACAAATCTCACCCAATTAATCCACCAACATCTTATGATATGCGTTTAGAGCGTTTATATGATTTGGCTCGTATGGTTTGGGTAGATGATATTGAAGGTCCTAACCAACATTGGTTACTAGAAAAGATATGTGTAGGCTTAGGTTTTCATGCTCAAAACGTAAAGTATATTGCAGATAAAGCTTTAGCTTTAGCTTACGAAAAAGTAGACTTGGATACTTTTATTGATGAAATGAAAAACATGAATAAATAA
- the fbp gene encoding class 1 fructose-bisphosphatase, translating into MSQRKQTLGEFIIENQASFKYTSGELSRLINSIRLAAKVVNHEVNKAGLVDILGAAGDTNVQGEDQQKLDVYANTKFIQTMTKRNIVCGIASEEEDDFIAINSQDENHQNKYVVLIDPLDGSSNIDVNVSVGTIFSIYRRVTPVGTPVTIEDFLQKGNQQVAAGYIIYGTSTMLVYTTGHGVNGFTLNPAIGSFYLSHPDMKFPEDGRIYSVNEGNYIHFPKGIKDYIKYCQMEEGDRPYTSRYIGSLVSDFHRNMIKGGIYMYPKSSKASNGKLRLLYECNPMAFLAEQANGKASDGFNRILDIKPTELHQRVPFICGSKNMVEKAEEFMRNAE; encoded by the coding sequence ATGTCTCAACGCAAACAAACCCTTGGTGAATTTATAATTGAAAACCAAGCATCCTTTAAATATACATCAGGAGAACTTTCTCGTCTTATTAATTCTATTAGACTTGCTGCCAAGGTAGTTAATCATGAAGTTAACAAAGCTGGTTTAGTTGATATTCTTGGAGCTGCTGGAGACACCAATGTACAAGGAGAAGATCAGCAGAAGTTAGATGTATATGCTAATACCAAGTTTATACAAACTATGACCAAAAGAAACATTGTTTGTGGTATTGCCAGTGAAGAAGAAGATGACTTTATAGCTATAAATAGCCAAGATGAAAACCACCAAAATAAATATGTGGTTTTGATAGATCCTTTAGACGGTTCTTCAAACATTGATGTTAATGTTTCTGTAGGAACTATTTTTTCTATTTACAGGCGTGTAACTCCTGTAGGAACACCTGTTACCATTGAAGATTTTCTTCAAAAAGGAAATCAACAAGTTGCTGCTGGTTACATTATTTATGGTACGTCTACCATGCTGGTATACACTACTGGACATGGTGTTAATGGATTTACTTTAAATCCAGCAATTGGATCATTTTACTTATCACATCCAGACATGAAGTTCCCAGAAGATGGAAGAATCTATTCTGTTAATGAAGGTAACTATATTCATTTTCCAAAAGGCATAAAAGACTATATAAAATATTGCCAGATGGAAGAAGGAGACAGACCTTACACGAGTCGCTACATAGGGTCTTTGGTTTCAGACTTTCATAGAAACATGATTAAAGGTGGTATTTACATGTATCCTAAAAGCTCTAAAGCAAGTAACGGTAAACTCAGATTGTTATACGAATGTAATCCTATGGCTTTTTTAGCAGAACAAGCTAATGGTAAGGCAAGTGATGGTTTTAATAGAATTTTAGACATTAAGCCAACCGAATTACATCAGCGTGTACCATTTATTTGTGGTAGTAAAAACATGGTTGAAAAAGCTGAAGAATTTATGCGAAATGCTGAATAA
- a CDS encoding GNAT family N-acetyltransferase — protein sequence MNQPRLATKADMPRVLELINELAVFEKEPDAVEVTQEMLECDGFGDNPKFTCFVIEVNNKVEGMALVYTRYSTWKGEALHLEDLIVSQSQRGKNLGTQLLDTVVAYGKSLGVKRISWEVLDWNEPAITFYQNKGANVMRDWDVVHLDEKAIENYLKNCDARL from the coding sequence ATGAACCAACCAAGACTTGCAACAAAAGCGGATATGCCAAGAGTATTAGAGCTCATTAATGAATTGGCAGTATTTGAAAAGGAACCAGATGCTGTAGAGGTAACCCAAGAAATGTTAGAGTGTGATGGATTTGGTGATAACCCAAAGTTTACCTGTTTTGTAATAGAGGTTAACAATAAAGTTGAAGGCATGGCCTTGGTTTACACAAGATATTCTACATGGAAAGGCGAGGCCTTACATTTAGAAGATTTAATTGTAAGTCAATCGCAAAGAGGAAAAAACTTAGGAACGCAACTTTTAGATACAGTTGTGGCATATGGGAAATCTCTAGGAGTAAAACGTATTAGTTGGGAGGTGTTAGATTGGAACGAGCCAGCAATAACCTTTTATCAAAACAAAGGAGCAAATGTAATGAGAGATTGGGATGTGGTTCATTTAGATGAAAAAGCTATAGAAAACTATTTAAAAAATTGTGATGCGCGTTTATAA